The following are from one region of the Paenibacillus protaetiae genome:
- a CDS encoding ABC transporter ATP-binding protein, which yields MNVLELRGLTKKFGDFIAVDHLSLRVGEGEIFGLLGANGAGKSTTIHMVCSLLQPSSGEIQILGRDIKSQSRFAKQSLGIVPQDLAIYEDMTAYENVSFFAGLYGLRGAKLRERTEEALDFVGLSDKAKNYPKNFSGGMKRRLNIACAIAHKPKLIIMDEPTVGIDPQSRNYILSSVRKLNESGCTIIYTSHYMEEVEEICSRIAIMDHGKVIAEGTKEQLKAIITEMKEIVIELKNARGNEAERLHGLPGVTKALQEENVIHAYSDLSVDNLNLILKALMGEGAEIRTVEEREPNLEAVFLTLTGRNLRD from the coding sequence ATGAACGTATTGGAACTGCGCGGCTTAACGAAAAAATTTGGCGATTTTATTGCGGTTGACCATTTGTCTTTGCGCGTAGGGGAAGGGGAAATTTTCGGCTTGCTGGGCGCTAACGGTGCAGGCAAAAGCACGACCATCCATATGGTATGCTCGCTTCTCCAGCCGTCCAGCGGCGAAATTCAAATATTGGGCCGCGATATTAAGTCGCAAAGCCGGTTCGCCAAGCAAAGCCTTGGCATTGTGCCGCAGGATTTGGCGATATACGAAGATATGACCGCTTATGAGAACGTCAGTTTTTTTGCCGGACTGTACGGCCTTCGCGGCGCCAAGCTGCGAGAGAGAACGGAAGAAGCGCTTGATTTTGTCGGGCTGTCCGACAAGGCCAAAAACTACCCGAAAAACTTCTCCGGCGGGATGAAGCGGAGGCTGAACATCGCCTGTGCCATCGCGCATAAACCAAAACTGATCATTATGGATGAGCCAACCGTCGGCATTGATCCGCAGTCCCGCAATTATATTTTGTCATCGGTGAGGAAGCTGAACGAATCGGGCTGCACTATTATTTACACGAGCCACTACATGGAGGAAGTCGAAGAAATCTGCTCGCGCATCGCCATTATGGATCACGGCAAAGTTATTGCGGAAGGTACGAAAGAGCAGCTGAAAGCGATTATTACTGAAATGAAAGAAATTGTAATAGAGCTGAAAAATGCGCGCGGCAATGAAGCGGAGCGGCTTCATGGTCTGCCGGGTGTAACAAAGGCGCTTCAGGAAGAAAATGTAATCCACGCTTACAGCGATTTATCCGTCGACAATTTGAACCTGATTCTAAAAGCGCTGATGGGCGAAGGGGCGGAAATTCGAACGGTTGAGGAACGCGAACCGAATTTGGAAGCCGTATTTTTAACGTTAACCGGACGTAATCTTCGGGATTAA
- a CDS encoding ABC transporter permease, with translation MIWLFALKEMKHYLRNTGTFIFMLAFPLIFMLVLGFALSDAFDSNVKMDGIKVLVNDESSGGLASAFTSFEHELASTGITFEPLKDGDNGRKEVEDNHYAVYVELSDSGIMQYSSSRQMMEANIVQGMLNAFSDKYNAAAAVAKEGGDQEVQLYLQNTGTGSDYIQEQSVAPGRSPGAMDYYAVSMAVMIGLWGAISAVNLVRAEVTRGTSTRLMAAPVRRSEMVIGKVIGSIFVNLLCLLIIIFFSKWVFNAYWGEHLVWVIAVLLAEAVMATLFGFAASELVKGAGARGLVMIIIQLATLFGGAYFPVQNIGMLGTAASLSPIRWGSSALMNIIYDGNTSAAWPAIGLYGGFSVLFLAMTVITMRRKEGI, from the coding sequence ATGATTTGGTTATTTGCTCTGAAGGAAATGAAGCATTATTTGCGCAACACCGGAACATTCATATTTATGCTTGCGTTTCCGCTTATATTTATGCTCGTGCTTGGCTTTGCTTTATCCGATGCGTTCGACAGCAATGTGAAGATGGACGGCATTAAAGTGCTGGTGAATGATGAGAGCAGCGGCGGGCTGGCATCCGCGTTTACATCTTTCGAGCATGAACTGGCGTCAACCGGCATCACATTCGAACCGCTGAAGGACGGAGACAACGGGCGCAAAGAAGTGGAAGATAACCATTATGCCGTTTATGTGGAGCTGTCCGACTCGGGCATTATGCAGTACAGCAGCAGCCGCCAGATGATGGAGGCCAATATTGTTCAGGGGATGCTGAACGCTTTTTCAGACAAATATAATGCGGCTGCCGCTGTAGCGAAGGAAGGCGGAGACCAGGAAGTACAGCTCTATTTGCAGAACACCGGCACCGGGTCGGATTATATTCAGGAGCAGTCGGTAGCGCCGGGCAGAAGTCCGGGAGCGATGGACTATTACGCCGTATCCATGGCGGTAATGATCGGGTTGTGGGGAGCGATCTCCGCCGTTAATCTTGTTCGCGCCGAGGTGACTCGAGGAACATCAACAAGGCTGATGGCTGCCCCGGTCCGGCGCAGCGAGATGGTGATCGGCAAAGTCATCGGCAGTATATTCGTCAACTTGCTTTGTTTATTGATTATTATCTTTTTCAGCAAATGGGTGTTTAACGCGTACTGGGGCGAACATTTGGTGTGGGTAATTGCCGTATTGCTCGCCGAAGCGGTTATGGCCACGCTGTTTGGTTTCGCCGCAAGCGAACTGGTAAAGGGGGCCGGAGCACGCGGGCTTGTAATGATCATTATCCAGCTGGCCACTTTGTTCGGAGGCGCTTATTTTCCGGTTCAAAATATCGGCATGCTTGGCACGGCAGCGTCGCTGTCGCCGATCCGCTGGGGCAGCAGCGCGCTGATGAATATCATTTACGACGGCAACACATCGGCGGCCTGGCCGGCAATTGGCTTATACGGCGGATTTTCGGTTTTATTTCTGGCGATGACGGTAATAACGATGCGCCGTAAGGAGGGGATATAA